A single candidate division SR1 bacterium Aalborg_AAW-1 DNA region contains:
- the rpoC gene encoding DNA-directed RNA polymerase subunit beta', whose product MQKQSFDGLVVKLASAQTIEKRSHGIVDHADTVNYRTGKPKHKGLFCESIFGPIRNFECSCGKYKGVRYKAVVCERCGVEVTNARVRRERMGHIDLATPVIHVWYQNSVSGGIHHLLGLSGNEIQKILGFVKYIVTSHVTDEQRENMFKNLEENVKSTLERIDESYLSEKEQIATNAKASKNALQDLENRYVANKAEIELEFNRIKGIISTLDRGVTILESDYRNIFSQFEDQVSFYSGPLAIYNMLKGLDIKQEIDKNLKEFSSIKSVEKRKKTFILIKLLINLYSSGVEPENMVITKLPVIPPDLRPVVQLDGGRFATSDVNLFYRRVLMRNIRLKKMIQVGMPDVVKKNEIRLLQEAVNNLFVGEKQATGGGSGTKVSKSLSDMLSGKEGIFRRNLLGKRVDYSGRSVITVGPNLKLDECGIPLYIAMRIFSPFVIGKLIAKKIAYTPKQAEKMIKEGHPLALKYLEEVVKDKYVLLNRAPTLHRLSIEAFKVKLMPGKTIRLHPLVCTSFNADFDGDQMAVHLPISQEAQDEAKNLIAADKNVLKPTDGEPAIVHSQDMVHGIYYLTDDRIHAGSFVGYYHSMKSVIQAYESKSIQLKDKVIVLFQDETIETTVGRVIFNSVLPEKNPFINETVHKKKLHKLLNNIFDEYGQETAVKVADAIKDLGFNYATYSGLSISAVGIEIPQEKEALLKLGDDKVNEVYKYYYKGFLSDDEKHRQIVQIWTDIKNKLEKHAKELLIDKGDDVFAMIDSGARGSYNNSTQILGMKGLVMNQTGRIIELPIKGNFVEGLSPIEYFISSHTARKGKADTALRTADSGYLTRKLCDSSQEVVVKDTDCGTEDSLIISKMEVESYNGDFEETLYGRVLASDIHDAYGNTILHAGDMIDKKKLALILESDVDVVNLRSPMICKTVSGVCQKCYGMDLATREIVRLGTPVGIIAAQSIGEPSTQLTMDTFHKGGVVSAGEDMAQGIDRVKQLFEVRKPKTSAIIAPFDGIVRFTEKGKMRFMSLESQFEKETLLFKDGYEVTVKKGTSLVKGSIYAVKGASKMKVKDDGMVLEVHKDHIVFGTKKLVEYSLIGLNPLGINEGDEVFKGQILTSGAVDIKEYQDIVGDIEAMKYMLREVNAVYGVQGQAINDKHIEIIIKQLFSKVFIYDAGDSSLIPGSHAKYEDVVSINKELVSAGKRQCVFKRMVLGLTSIAKETDSWLSSASFQETIRVMVDASLKGAVDDLSDLKSNVIIGRLLPIGQEFIDRQEKSAFDLSMTQDNTTIVEESEEVVS is encoded by the coding sequence ATGCAAAAACAATCATTTGATGGTTTAGTAGTAAAGCTTGCATCAGCTCAGACCATAGAAAAACGATCACATGGTATAGTAGATCATGCTGACACAGTAAACTATAGAACAGGAAAACCAAAACATAAAGGATTATTCTGTGAATCTATTTTTGGACCTATTAGAAATTTTGAGTGTAGCTGTGGAAAATATAAAGGAGTAAGATATAAAGCAGTGGTATGTGAAAGATGTGGAGTAGAAGTTACAAATGCGAGAGTGAGAAGAGAAAGAATGGGTCATATTGATCTTGCTACACCAGTCATTCATGTATGGTATCAAAATAGTGTATCAGGAGGTATTCATCATTTACTTGGACTATCTGGAAATGAAATCCAGAAAATTCTTGGATTTGTAAAATATATTGTGACTTCACATGTGACCGATGAACAGAGAGAAAATATGTTTAAAAATCTTGAAGAGAATGTGAAATCAACTCTAGAAAGAATTGATGAATCTTATTTGTCAGAAAAAGAGCAAATAGCTACAAATGCAAAAGCATCAAAAAATGCTCTTCAAGATCTTGAAAATAGATATGTAGCAAATAAAGCAGAAATTGAGCTCGAATTTAATAGAATTAAAGGTATTATATCTACGCTTGATCGTGGTGTTACTATTTTGGAAAGTGACTATAGAAATATTTTTTCTCAATTTGAAGATCAAGTATCATTTTATTCATGACCATTAGCTATTTATAATATGCTTAAAGGTTTGGATATTAAACAAGAAATTGATAAAAATCTTAAAGAATTTTCTTCAATTAAGTCTGTTGAAAAGAGAAAAAAAACATTCATTTTGATTAAATTATTAATTAACCTTTATTCTTCTGGAGTAGAACCAGAAAATATGGTAATTACAAAACTTCCTGTTATTCCACCGGATTTGAGACCAGTGGTTCAGCTTGATGGAGGTAGATTTGCTACTTCTGATGTTAATCTTTTTTATCGTCGTGTTTTGATGAGAAACATCAGATTGAAAAAAATGATCCAAGTTGGTATGCCTGATGTCGTGAAGAAGAATGAAATTAGACTTTTACAAGAAGCAGTTAATAATCTTTTTGTAGGAGAAAAACAAGCAACAGGATGAGGTTCTGGTACTAAGGTATCTAAATCTTTGTCAGATATGCTTTCAGGTAAAGAAGGAATTTTTAGAAGAAATCTTCTTGGTAAAAGAGTTGATTATTCTGGAAGATCAGTAATTACTGTTTGACCTAATCTTAAACTTGATGAATGTGGTATACCATTGTATATCGCTATGAGAATATTCTCTCCATTTGTGATAGGAAAACTTATTGCTAAAAAAATAGCATATACACCAAAACAAGCTGAAAAAATGATTAAAGAATGACATCCTCTTGCTTTGAAGTATCTTGAAGAAGTAGTGAAAGATAAATATGTATTATTGAATCGTGCTCCTACACTTCATAGACTTTCTATTGAGGCATTTAAGGTAAAACTTATGCCAGGTAAAACTATTAGACTTCATCCTCTTGTATGTACTTCATTTAATGCTGATTTCGATGGAGATCAAATGGCAGTACATCTTCCAATCTCTCAGGAAGCTCAAGATGAAGCTAAAAACTTGATAGCAGCAGACAAGAATGTTTTGAAACCAACAGATGGTGAACCAGCTATTGTGCACTCACAAGATATGGTACATGGTATTTATTATCTTACTGATGATAGAATTCATGCATGATCTTTTGTAGGTTACTATCATTCTATGAAATCAGTAATCCAAGCTTATGAATCCAAATCTATTCAACTCAAAGATAAAGTCATCGTTTTATTCCAAGATGAGACTATTGAAACTACTGTTGGAAGAGTAATCTTTAATAGTGTTTTACCAGAAAAAAATCCGTTTATTAACGAAACTGTTCATAAAAAGAAGCTACATAAATTGCTTAATAATATCTTTGATGAATATGGTCAAGAAACAGCAGTAAAAGTTGCAGATGCAATTAAAGATTTGTGATTTAATTATGCAACGTATTCATGACTTTCTATTAGTGCAGTAGGTATTGAAATTCCTCAAGAAAAAGAAGCATTATTAAAATTGTGAGATGATAAAGTAAATGAAGTCTACAAATACTACTATAAATGATTCTTGAGCGATGATGAAAAACATAGACAAATTGTACAAATCTGGACTGATATAAAAAATAAATTAGAAAAACATGCCAAAGAACTTCTTATCGATAAAGGTGATGATGTATTTGCTATGATTGATTCATGAGCAAGATGATCATATAATAACTCTACCCAAATTCTTGGTATGAAATGATTAGTAATGAACCAAACAGGTAGAATTATTGAACTTCCTATTAAGGGTAATTTCGTAGAAGGACTTTCTCCTATTGAATACTTTATCTCGTCACATACTGCTCGTAAAGGTAAAGCTGATACAGCTCTTAGAACAGCTGATTCTTGATATTTGACTAGAAAATTGTGTGATTCTTCTCAAGAAGTCGTGGTTAAAGATACAGATTGTGGAACAGAAGATTCTTTAATCATTTCTAAAATGGAAGTAGAATCATATAATGGTGATTTCGAAGAAACATTATATGGTAGAGTATTGGCTTCAGATATACATGATGCTTATGGAAATACTATATTGCATGCTGGTGATATGATTGATAAGAAAAAACTTGCTCTGATCTTAGAAAGTGATGTGGATGTTGTTAATCTTAGATCTCCTATGATTTGTAAAACTGTCTCAGGTGTATGTCAAAAATGTTATGGTATGGATCTGGCAACCAGAGAGATCGTAAGATTATGAACGCCAGTAGGAATCATAGCTGCTCAATCTATTGGAGAACCATCTACACAATTGACTATGGATACCTTCCATAAATGATGAGTAGTGTCTGCTGGAGAAGATATGGCTCAAGGTATTGATAGAGTGAAACAATTGTTTGAAGTAAGAAAACCTAAAACTTCTGCTATTATAGCTCCATTTGATGGTATAGTTCGCTTTACTGAGAAAGGTAAAATGAGATTCATGTCTCTAGAATCGCAATTTGAAAAGGAAACCTTACTCTTCAAAGATGGTTATGAAGTTACTGTTAAGAAAGGTACATCTCTTGTAAAAGGATCTATTTATGCAGTGAAAGGAGCAAGTAAGATGAAAGTGAAAGATGATGGAATGGTCTTAGAAGTACATAAAGATCATATTGTGTTTGGTACAAAGAAACTTGTTGAATATTCTCTTATAGGGTTAAATCCATTGGGAATTAATGAATGAGATGAAGTATTTAAGGGACAAATTTTAACTTCTGGAGCTGTAGATATCAAAGAATATCAAGATATTGTAGGTGATATCGAAGCAATGAAATATATGTTAAGAGAGGTAAATGCTGTCTATGGAGTACAAGGACAAGCGATCAATGATAAACATATTGAGATTATCATAAAACAATTGTTCTCTAAAGTATTTATCTATGATGCAGGAGATTCTAGTCTTATTCCTGGTTCTCATGCTAAATATGAAGATGTTGTGTCTATTAATAAAGAACTTGTGTCTGCTGGTAAGAGACAATGTGTCTTTAAGAGAATGGTTCTTTGACTTACATCTATTGCGAAAGAGACAGATTCATGGCTTTCATCAGCATCTTTCCAAGAAACTATTAGAGTTATGGTTGATGCATCTCTTAAGGGTGCGGTAGATGACTTGAGTGATCTGAAATCAAACGTGATTATTGGAAGACTTCTTCCTATTGGACAAGAATTTATTGATCGTCAAGAAAAGAGTGCTTTTGATCTTTCTATGACACAGGATAATACTACTATTGTAGAAGAAAGTGAAGAGGTTGTTTCATAA
- the rpoB gene encoding DNA-directed RNA polymerase subunit beta — protein MATRKNTSHTGVISHLNALLDGYDKNASGRIFLSQQRKFAQIPDLLALQKKGFSDFITIYIHKLFEDINPIQDIAGEKHVIEIDEVEISSPLHDIDVCKKKELTYGGVISAKVKLIDSVSKKVLFSKKANVGIMPIITPNASYIINGVERVVISQIVRSYGVFYSQKDFVYSCKLIPERGSWLEISVEKSGHVVARLNKSRKFSVTALLRAFGLESDEAIKKAFGSAFDDTDTNFIDLTLVKDPSSDALSAAEFIYGKLRPGELVDVQNALDYIKAQFLTPERINLGRIARRKINAKLSLSKSLDDPTSNLFDTEDLVASLKYLFNIVNQKKGFYLDDADHLSNKRIRTMGEILYSHLQPVMRKFVKSVKGKLSVLNDENPLKITDLVNFKIVDNAIKSFFATSQLSQFLDQINPLAEMEHKRRITALGPGGLKKETAKFDVRDLHGSHYGRICPIETPEGQNIGLVLYQALYSNINDEGFIETPALKIFQDCEADATQLINKIARNDIVELDAKGNETTKVIVAEGHYIDEKAAQAIEKNYKKLGSRVSVNPYFTDELVYISPEMDEKVVVAGVNTALDEFGNVLEKRVPARHFDQMELFHVREITHMDVNPSQIFSANTSLIPFVNHNDAVRAMIATNQHRQGIPLLKSESPLVGTGLEDDIVENTHQIIAAEGEGEVIYVDGKRVRVKYKKGGTKEYELITFKKSNQKTIINQQPRVSLAQKVKEGDILIEGSAVQNGEIAVGKNLKVAFMPWQGYNYEDAIVISNRLVKDNELTSIHIEEHEIEVSETKLGPEETTNDIPGISLAKLQDLDENGIVRIGSVVKGGDILVGKITPKSEGELTPEEKLIQAIFGDKSKSLKDTSLYLPAGTEGKVIDVVVLDSKKGDNLLAGVRQKIKVYVAQTRKIEVGDKLAAKHGNKGIISIVVPEEDMPYTEDGVSVDIVLNPLGVISRMNMGQVFETQLGLVAKTLGVKFAVPTFAEFGQEQVKELAKKAGLDEDLRLRLYDGRTGEAFPNKITVGYMHMMKLNHMVEDKIHARSVGPYALITQQPLGGKARDGGQRFGEMEVWALEAYSAVHTLQEMLTIKSDDVVGRNKTYESIIKNQNLKISGLPESFNYLTYILKGLGQDVQPISKEEMDDYNKEKMDKIQSLNLSGLTGSFLSTLEEGEVEIDQSDKGEMIENILKDFEESGYAGDES, from the coding sequence ATGGCTACTCGTAAGAATACCTCACACACTTGAGTAATATCTCATCTTAATGCTTTGCTTGATGGATATGATAAGAATGCGTCAGGAAGAATATTTTTGTCACAGCAAAGAAAATTTGCACAAATCCCTGATCTTCTAGCGCTTCAGAAGAAGTGATTTAGTGATTTTATTACTATCTACATCCATAAATTGTTTGAGGATATTAATCCTATCCAGGATATTGCTGGAGAAAAACATGTGATTGAAATTGATGAGGTAGAAATATCTAGTCCACTTCATGATATTGATGTTTGTAAGAAAAAAGAGCTTACCTATGGTGGAGTTATTTCTGCAAAAGTTAAATTAATAGATTCTGTATCTAAAAAAGTGCTTTTTTCTAAAAAAGCAAATGTAGGTATTATGCCTATTATTACTCCAAATGCTTCTTATATTATTAATGGAGTTGAGAGAGTAGTAATTTCACAGATTGTAAGATCTTATGGAGTGTTTTATTCTCAAAAAGATTTTGTTTATTCTTGTAAACTTATTCCAGAAAGAGGTTCTTGGTTAGAGATCTCTGTTGAAAAATCAGGTCATGTTGTAGCAAGATTAAATAAATCAAGAAAATTCTCTGTTACAGCATTGTTAAGAGCATTTGGTTTAGAATCTGATGAAGCTATTAAAAAAGCTTTTTGAAGCGCTTTTGATGATACTGATACTAACTTTATTGATTTAACATTAGTAAAAGATCCATCATCTGATGCGTTATCCGCTGCAGAATTCATCTATGGAAAATTGAGACCAGGAGAATTGGTTGATGTACAAAATGCACTTGATTATATTAAAGCGCAATTTTTGACGCCTGAGAGAATTAATCTTGGAAGAATTGCTCGTCGTAAAATTAATGCAAAACTAAGTCTTTCAAAGTCATTAGATGATCCAACATCTAACCTTTTTGATACCGAAGATCTGGTAGCTTCTCTTAAATATTTATTTAATATTGTAAATCAAAAGAAAGGATTTTATCTTGATGATGCTGATCATCTCTCGAATAAACGTATTAGAACGATGGGTGAAATCTTATACTCTCATCTTCAACCAGTAATGAGAAAATTTGTCAAATCAGTAAAAGGTAAATTGTCAGTTCTTAATGATGAAAATCCTCTTAAAATTACTGATCTTGTAAATTTCAAAATTGTTGATAATGCTATTAAGAGTTTCTTCGCTACATCTCAACTTTCTCAATTCTTGGACCAGATTAATCCACTTGCTGAGATGGAACATAAAAGAAGAATTACAGCTCTTGGGCCTGGTTGATTGAAAAAAGAAACAGCAAAATTTGACGTTCGTGATCTTCATGGTTCTCACTATGGACGTATTTGTCCGATTGAAACTCCAGAATGACAAAATATTGGATTGGTATTGTATCAAGCCTTGTATAGTAATATTAATGATGAAGGATTTATCGAGACGCCAGCATTGAAGATTTTCCAAGATTGTGAAGCTGATGCTACTCAACTTATAAATAAAATTGCAAGAAATGATATTGTAGAGCTTGATGCGAAAGGAAATGAAACAACAAAAGTTATTGTAGCAGAGGGACATTATATTGATGAAAAAGCTGCACAAGCGATTGAAAAAAATTATAAAAAACTATGATCAAGAGTATCTGTAAACCCTTATTTTACCGATGAACTTGTCTATATCTCTCCAGAAATGGATGAAAAAGTGGTTGTTGCCTGAGTAAATACAGCCCTTGATGAGTTTGGAAATGTATTAGAAAAACGTGTTCCTGCAAGACACTTTGATCAAATGGAGTTGTTCCATGTAAGGGAAATTACACATATGGACGTTAATCCATCACAGATTTTCTCTGCAAATACTTCACTAATTCCATTCGTAAATCATAACGATGCAGTACGTGCCATGATTGCAACAAACCAGCATCGTCAAGGTATACCTTTGTTGAAGTCAGAAAGTCCACTTGTTGGTACAGGATTGGAAGATGATATTGTAGAGAATACTCATCAAATTATTGCTGCTGAAGGTGAGGGTGAAGTGATCTATGTGGATGGAAAGAGAGTAAGAGTGAAATATAAAAAATGAGGAACAAAAGAATATGAGCTTATTACCTTCAAAAAATCAAACCAAAAGACCATCATTAACCAACAACCGAGAGTATCTCTTGCACAAAAAGTGAAAGAAGGTGATATCCTTATTGAAGGATCTGCTGTACAAAATGGTGAAATCGCAGTTGGTAAGAATCTTAAAGTTGCATTCATGCCTTGGCAAGGATATAACTATGAAGATGCAATTGTTATCTCTAATAGATTGGTAAAAGATAATGAACTTACTTCTATTCATATTGAAGAACATGAGATTGAAGTTTCTGAGACCAAGCTTGGTCCTGAGGAAACAACAAATGATATTCCTGGTATTTCTCTTGCCAAATTGCAAGATCTTGATGAAAATGGTATCGTTCGTATCGGATCTGTAGTGAAAGGAGGTGATATCCTTGTGGGAAAAATTACTCCAAAAAGTGAAGGTGAACTTACACCAGAAGAGAAACTTATTCAAGCTATTTTTGGAGATAAATCAAAAAGTTTAAAAGATACATCATTATATCTTCCTGCTGGAACAGAAGGTAAGGTTATTGATGTGGTAGTTCTCGATTCTAAGAAGGGAGATAATCTTCTTGCTGGAGTGAGACAGAAGATTAAAGTATATGTAGCTCAAACAAGAAAAATTGAGGTATGAGATAAACTTGCTGCTAAACATGGAAACAAAGGAATTATTTCTATCGTGGTTCCTGAAGAAGATATGCCATATACAGAAGATTGAGTATCTGTTGATATTGTCTTGAATCCGTTATGAGTAATTTCCCGTATGAATATGGGACAAGTATTTGAAACACAGCTTGGATTGGTTGCTAAAACACTTGGAGTAAAATTTGCTGTACCTACATTTGCTGAATTTGGACAAGAACAAGTGAAAGAATTGGCAAAAAAAGCAGGACTGGATGAGGATCTAAGATTAAGACTCTATGATGGAAGAACTGGTGAGGCATTCCCAAATAAGATTACCGTCGGATATATGCATATGATGAAATTGAATCATATGGTTGAAGATAAAATTCATGCCAGATCAGTTGGTCCATATGCTTTAATTACTCAACAACCATTATGAGGTAAAGCGAGAGATGGATGACAAAGATTTGGAGAAATGGAAGTATGGGCTCTTGAAGCATATTCTGCAGTACATACATTACAAGAAATGTTAACTATTAAATCAGATGATGTTGTAGGAAGAAATAAGACATATGAATCTATTATTAAAAATCAGAACTTAAAGATTAGTGGATTGCCAGAATCATTTAACTATTTGACGTATATTCTTAAAGGATTATGACAAGATGTACAACCAATCAGTAAAGAAGAAATGGATGATTATAACAAAGAGAAAATGGATAAAATTCAATCATTAAATCTTTCTGGTTTAACAGGTTCGTTCTTAAGTACTTTGGAAGAATGAGAAGTTGAGATTGATCAAAGTGATAAAGGAGAAATGATTGAAAATATTCTTAAAGATTTTGAGGAATCAGGATATGCATGAGATGAATCATAA
- a CDS encoding 50S ribosomal protein L34, with protein sequence MASKLRRIRKYQWVTGKRLRKHGRRKKMETSHGQKTINARRRKGRHVLTPQRPKKKSIRG encoded by the coding sequence ATGGCAAGTAAATTAAGAAGAATTAGAAAATATCAGTGGGTAACTGGTAAAAGACTTCGTAAACATGGACGAAGAAAAAAGATGGAAACATCACATGGTCAAAAAACAATTAATGCAAGAAGAAGAAAAGGAAGACATGTGTTGACTCCACAAAGACCAAAAAAGAAATCAATAAGAGGATAG
- a CDS encoding 30S ribosomal protein S18 yields the protein MIKKKNDLLKSNDVIELISWKAVPLLQEYMTRFDNIKPRKYSQHSVRVQKKLRKAIIRARELGLIAYTQ from the coding sequence ATGATCAAAAAGAAGAATGATCTTCTCAAAAGTAATGATGTGATAGAACTTATCTCTTGGAAAGCGGTACCATTGTTGCAAGAATATATGACAAGATTTGATAATATCAAACCAAGAAAATATTCTCAGCATTCTGTGCGTGTTCAAAAAAAGCTTAGAAAAGCTATTATTAGAGCAAGAGAATTAGGTCTTATTGCATATACTCAATAA
- the rpsF gene encoding 30S ribosomal protein S6 gives MKPYELVLVIKASLGADEKTELLSTVEDIIGKDTIKAKDDIGVVKTAYSLQGKKENTHMHLVSYYIHTDPVAINNFTKQFTFVKGLLRHFFYAMKANEEFVTYADMQKKVEKILSDKEEKKPSKK, from the coding sequence ATGAAACCATACGAACTTGTTCTTGTTATCAAAGCTTCTCTTTGAGCGGATGAAAAGACAGAACTTCTTTCAACTGTTGAAGATATTATCGGAAAAGATACTATCAAAGCTAAAGATGATATTGGAGTTGTAAAGACTGCTTATTCTCTTCAAGGAAAGAAAGAAAATACACATATGCACCTTGTGTCATATTATATTCATACTGATCCAGTAGCAATCAATAACTTTACAAAACAATTTACTTTCGTAAAAGGATTGTTGAGACATTTCTTCTATGCAATGAAAGCAAATGAAGAATTTGTAACGTATGCTGATATGCAAAAGAAAGTTGAAAAAATCCTTTCTGACAAAGAAGAAAAGAAACCTTCAAAAAAATAA
- the tsf gene encoding Elongation factor Ts: MSISIDMIKQLRDATLAPLGDCKEALVEANGDLELAKEILKKKGAIKADKKADRETNNGIVRFVVSDDTVVGIKLLCETDFVAKNEAFGALVDSLVSATAQYAGDVDPEQVPADLMDTLQTLVKDQAVTIGEAMKIAYVYKTKAHAYAYNHGGSLSSVVFYDGSDDEVAKTVALQVAAMNPLFVSIDDVPTDRIAQLKSEFAADESLANKPENIRDQIVEGKVQKAVQDDILLEQVSIKDQSKKIKELLPAGFVVKSFLRVSI; this comes from the coding sequence ATGAGTATATCAATCGATATGATCAAGCAATTGAGAGATGCAACGCTTGCTCCTCTCGGAGATTGTAAAGAAGCATTAGTGGAAGCTAATGGTGATCTTGAATTAGCAAAAGAAATCTTGAAGAAAAAAGGAGCAATCAAAGCTGATAAAAAAGCAGATAGAGAAACAAATAATGGTATTGTAAGATTTGTAGTTTCTGATGATACTGTTGTTGGAATAAAACTTCTTTGTGAAACAGATTTTGTGGCTAAAAATGAAGCATTCGGTGCTTTGGTTGATTCATTGGTAAGTGCTACTGCACAATATGCTGGTGATGTTGATCCAGAACAAGTTCCAGCTGATCTTATGGATACATTACAAACTCTTGTGAAAGATCAAGCAGTAACTATTGGAGAAGCTATGAAAATTGCCTATGTTTACAAAACAAAGGCACATGCCTATGCTTATAATCATGGAGGATCACTTTCTTCAGTAGTGTTCTATGATGGTTCTGATGATGAGGTCGCAAAAACTGTAGCGCTTCAAGTGGCTGCTATGAATCCATTGTTTGTTTCAATTGATGATGTACCAACTGATCGTATTGCGCAATTGAAATCAGAATTTGCTGCAGATGAGTCATTGGCAAATAAACCTGAAAACATTAGAGATCAAATTGTTGAAGGTAAGGTGCAAAAAGCTGTACAAGATGATATTCTTCTTGAACAAGTATCTATCAAAGATCAAAGTAAAAAAATCAAAGAACTTCTCCCAGCTGGATTTGTTGTTAAATCTTTCTTGAGAGTTTCTATTTAA
- the rpsB gene encoding 30S ribosomal protein S2, translating into MAFTVQGIVDNFVYVGGIKNTSSPKTKKFWKEETNGTVVLDPETQVKALNDIYVTVQEAKKNNQEIVVVCQKSGLSDVIAGLAQKHGFHYLTNKLPAGFLTNFDTLFSTIKQMNEKKKFIASESFAKLTKKEQSMNKRHLAKIEKIYEGVKNLTRKPELVIVVDAAMFDGLVHEIEVSNTPSILLASTDFPKRWDRGNIAVLNMHNQKSPTYVLETLFA; encoded by the coding sequence ATGGCATTTACAGTACAATGAATTGTAGACAATTTCGTCTACGTTGGTGGTATCAAAAATACTTCAAGCCCAAAGACGAAGAAATTCTGGAAAGAAGAGACAAACGGTACTGTTGTTCTCGATCCAGAAACTCAAGTCAAGGCATTGAATGATATTTATGTAACGGTGCAAGAAGCGAAGAAAAACAATCAAGAAATTGTTGTGGTTTGTCAAAAATCAGGACTTTCTGACGTGATTGCTGGTCTTGCTCAAAAGCATGGTTTTCACTACCTTACTAATAAATTACCAGCAGGATTTCTTACAAACTTCGATACACTTTTCTCTACGATCAAACAAATGAACGAAAAGAAAAAGTTTATTGCAAGTGAGAGTTTTGCTAAACTTACAAAAAAAGAACAATCTATGAATAAGAGACATCTTGCAAAAATTGAGAAAATCTATGAAGGAGTAAAAAACCTTACAAGAAAACCTGAATTGGTTATCGTTGTAGATGCAGCAATGTTTGATGGTCTTGTTCATGAGATCGAGGTTTCAAATACACCAAGTATTTTGCTTGCTTCTACTGATTTCCCAAAACGATGGGATCGTGGAAATATTGCAGTCCTTAATATGCATAACCAAAAATCACCTACGTATGTTCTAGAAACATTGTTTGCCTAA
- the rplL gene encoding 50S ribosomal protein L7/L12 encodes MELTKNAQKVFDLVKELTAVELAALVKALEEEFGVTAASMVVAGGAAASDDDAGGAAKDSFDVELTEVGQQKIAVIKVVKELLGVSLPEAKEMVEKAPVIVKAGVKGDESEMFKIKLSDAGAVVTLK; translated from the coding sequence ATGGAATTAACTAAAAACGCTCAAAAAGTATTTGACCTTGTAAAAGAACTTACAGCTGTTGAATTAGCTGCTCTTGTGAAAGCTCTTGAAGAAGAATTTGGAGTAACTGCTGCATCTATGGTAGTTGCTGGAGGAGCTGCTGCGTCTGATGATGATGCTGGAGGAGCTGCTAAAGATTCATTTGATGTAGAACTTACTGAAGTTGGACAACAAAAAATCGCTGTTATCAAAGTTGTAAAAGAATTGCTTGGAGTTTCTCTTCCTGAAGCGAAAGAAATGGTTGAAAAAGCACCAGTTATCGTGAAAGCTGGAGTGAAAGGTGATGAATCTGAAATGTTCAAAATCAAATTATCTGACGCTGGAGCTGTAGTAACTCTCAAATAG
- the rplJ gene encoding 50S ribosomal protein L10: MALTRQQKQELISQYADLLSSGKDVVLIEQKGLPVDSVVAFKKELAATAAKSRIAKKRLLLQTAEKNGKDVVDLGTLNGSLLVMELETEDFAPLKAIVKMNKLFKKQGKQCSYSFLGGWYGSEWKDATYVSELANIPSKEELVGKFLYLLKYPMQATAGVLDQIAKKQENA, encoded by the coding sequence ATGGCACTTACAAGACAACAAAAACAAGAACTTATCAGCCAATATGCTGATCTGTTATCTTCTGGTAAGGATGTTGTTCTGATCGAGCAAAAATGACTCCCTGTGGATTCTGTGGTAGCGTTCAAAAAAGAACTTGCTGCTACTGCTGCTAAGTCAAGAATTGCAAAGAAAAGACTTCTTCTTCAAACGGCAGAAAAAAACGGTAAAGATGTCGTAGACTTGGGAACTCTGAATGGGTCTCTCTTGGTTATGGAATTGGAAACGGAAGATTTCGCTCCATTGAAGGCTATTGTGAAGATGAACAAATTATTCAAAAAACAAGGAAAACAATGTTCTTACTCATTCTTAGGAGGATGGTATGGAAGCGAATGGAAAGATGCAACTTATGTATCTGAACTTGCAAATATCCCATCAAAGGAAGAATTGGTTGGAAAATTCTTGTATCTTTTGAAATATCCTATGCAAGCTACGGCTGGAGTATTGGATCAAATTGCAAAGAAACAAGAAAATGCATAG